Proteins from a genomic interval of Lolium perenne isolate Kyuss_39 chromosome 1, Kyuss_2.0, whole genome shotgun sequence:
- the LOC127298371 gene encoding serine/threonine-protein kinase PCRK1: MQCFRFAGWEKEREKDLQGPTRSQSALSNSSMSTDHDARRSGSECCSLNMSSEMSVESFGRYRQLSLPQRPNNLRIFTFQELKNATRNFSRTLMIGEGGFGCVYRGTIRSVLEPRRSLDVAIKQLGRKGLQGHKEWVTEVNFLGVVDHPNLVKLVGYCAEDDERGIQLLLVYEYMPHGSLADHLSTRSPKPVSWAMRLRVALDTARGLKYLHEDSEFKIIFRDLKPSNILLDENWNAKLSDFGLARLGPQEGSHVSTAVVGTIGYAAPEYIHTGRLSSKNDIWSYGVVLYELLTGRRPLDRNRPRGEQNLVEWVKPYSSDTKKFETIMDPRLEGNYNLKSAARIASLANKCLVRHARYRPKMSEVLEMVQKIVDGSELGTPEHPLISHSKELASDEKKRKGLDLKRRIADIKAGDGRWFTWQKWTPKLVRTH; encoded by the exons ATGCAGTGCTTCCGGTTCGCGGGCTGGGAGAAGGAGCGGGAGAAGGACCTGCAGGGGCCAACACGATCGCAGTCGGCACTTTCCAACAGCAGCATGTCCACAGATCATGACGCACGGCGGTCTGGGTCAGAGTGCTGCTCGCTCAACATGTCATCAGAGATGAGCGTCGAGTCGTTTGGTCGGTACCGGCAGCTTTCGCTGCCGCAGCGGCCCAACAATCTCCGTATCTTTACCTTCCAGGAGCTCAAGAATGCTACCCGGAACTTCAGCCGCACACTCATGATCGGCGAGGGTGGCTTTGGCTGTGTCTACCGTGGCACCATCCGGAGTGTCCTTGAGCCGCGTCGAAGCCTTGATGTTGCCATTAAGCAGCTTGGACGCAAGGGCCTCCAG GGGCATAAGGAATGGGTGACCGAGGTGAATTTTCTTGGGGTGGTAGATCATCCTAACCTGGTGAAGCTCGTTGGGTACTGCGCCGAGGATGACGAGAGGGGGATTCAGCTGCTGCTCGTGTACGAGTACATGCCTCATGGGAGCCTAGCTGATCACCTATCAACGAGGTCGCCCAAGCCAGTTTCGTGGGCAATGAGGCTAAGAGTAGCACTCGACACTGCTCGTGGTCTCAAGTACCTGCACGAAGATTCTGAGTTCAAG ATAATATTTCGTGATCTGAAGCCTTCAAACATTCTGCTCGACGAGAACTGGAACGCAAAATTGTCAGACTTTGGATTGGCTAGACTGGGACCACAAGAGGGAAGCCATGTTTCCACAGCG GTGGTGGGGACTATCGGGTATGCAGCTCCTGAGTATATCCATACAGGGCGCCTCAGCAGCAAGAATGACATATGGAGCTATGGTGTAGTGCTCTACGAGCTCCTCACAGGCCGGCGACCTCTGGACCGGAACAGGCCAAGGGGTGAGCAGAACCTTGTAGAATGGGTGAAGCCTTACTCTTCGGACACCAAGAAGTTTGAGACCATAATGGATCCGAGGCTCGAAGGGAACTACAACTTGAAGTCAGCAGCCAGGATTGCCTCACTGGCAAACAAGTGCCTGGTGCGCCATGCCAGATATAGGCCTAAGATGAGCGAGGTGCTGGAGATGGTCCAGAAGATCGTCGATGGTAGTGAACTCGGAACACCAGAGCATCCTCTGATAAGCCATTCAAAAGAATTGGCAAGTGATGAGAAGAAAAGGAAAGGTCTCGATCTGAAGAGGAGAATAGCTGATATTAAAGCTGGAGACGGGAGATGGTTTACATGGCAGAAGTGGACACCCAAGCTTGTGAGAACACACTGA
- the LOC127298360 gene encoding pentatricopeptide repeat-containing protein At5g08305, giving the protein MRLPICLPPHLLRHLDGRTLSTALLDPLIRTTSSSPSTPHLSFSLFLLLLRSALRPSHLTFPFLGRAAARLASPGLALSLHAHPLRLGLLPCDLHVANSLVHMYAACALPDLARRLFDEIPQPNRVSWNALLDGYAKCHDLLSARWVFDRMPQRDVVSWSAMIDGCVKCGEHREALALFEMMEIAAGSDQGVMANDVTMVSVLGACAHLGDLGRGRQMHRHLQERGFLLNLKLATSLVDMYAKCGAISEALEVFRAVPVASTDVLIWNAVIGGLAVHGMGMETAEIFREMQHSGVVPDEITYLGLLSACVHGGLVDEAWRFFRSLEAQGLRPHVEHYACLVDVLGRAGRLEEAYGVVKSMPMEPSVSVLGALLNACHLHGWVELGEVVGRQLVQLQPDHDGRYIGLSNIYAVAKRWQEAKKARKVMEERGVRKIPGFSEIDVGGRLRRFIAHDNTHSRSTEIYALLNLIAVEMKMKDAVAVPEYFCTD; this is encoded by the coding sequence ATGAGGCTTCCGATCTGCctcccgccccacctcctccgccacctcgacGGCCGCACCCTCTCCACGGCGCTGCTCGACCCCCTCATCCGCACGACCTCTTCCTCGCCCTCCACCCCGCACCTCTCCTTCTCcctcttcctccttctcctccGCTCCGCACTGCGGCCCTCCCACCTCACCTTCCCCTTCCTCGGCCGTGCCGCCGCTCGCCTCGCCTCCCCCGGCCTGGCGCTCTCTCTTCACGCGCACCCGCTCCGGCTCGGACTCCTCCCCTGCGACCTCCACGTCGCAAATTCCCTCGTCCACATGTACGCGGCCTGCGCGCTGCCGGACCTAGCCCGCCGCCTGTTCGACGAAATACCGCAGCCTAACCGCGTCTCCTGGAACGCCCTCCTCGATGGTTACGCCAAGTGCCACGACCTCCTATCTGCCCGCTGGGTGTTCGACCGGATGCCCCAGCGGGATGTTGTCTCATGGAGCGCCATGATCGACGGGTGCGTCAAGTGCGGGGAGCACCGTGAGGCTCTCGCGTtgttcgagatgatggagatcgcGGCGGGTTCTGACCAGGGCGTAATGGCAAACGATGTCACAATGGTCAGCGTGCTTGGTGCGTGCGCGCACCTGGGGGACCTCGGGCGGGGGAGGCAGATGCATCGGCACCTTCAGGAGCGCGGCTTCCTGCTGAACCTCAAACTCGCCACCTCGCTTGTGGACATGTACGCCAAGTGTGGGGCGATCAGTGAGGCGCTCGAGGTGTTCCGTGCTGTGCCAGTGGCCAGCACTGATGTTCTGATATGGAACGCCGTGATTGGTGGACTTGCAGTGCATGGGATGGGCATGGAGACAGCGGAGATTTTCCGAGAGATGCAGCACTCTGGGGTAGTGCCAGATGAGATCACATACCTTGGTTTATTAAGTGCCTGCGTACATGGTGGTCTGGTGGATGAGGCCTGGAGGTTCTTTCGCTCACTTGAAGCTCAAGGGCTCAGACCACATGTCGAGCACTATGCTTGTCTTGTAGATGTGCTTGGTCGAGCAGGCCGCTTGGAGGAAGCATATGGTGTTGTTAAGAGCATGCCAATGGAACCCAGTGTCTCTGTACTTGGTGCTCTCTTGAATGCATGCCATCTGCATGGATGGGTAGAGTTGGGGGAGGTAGTCGGCAGACAGCTTGTCCAATTGCAGCCAGACCATGATGGCAGGTACATTGGGTTGTCCAATATCTATGCTGTTGCTAAGCGGTGGCAAGAGGCAAAGAAAGCAAGAAAGGTGATGGAGGAGAGAGGAGTGAGAAAGATCCCTGGGTTTAGCGAGATTGATGTCGGTGGAAGGCTCCGCAGGTTTATTGCCCATGACAACACTCATTCTCGATCAACAGAGATTTATGCCTTGCTTAATCTTATAGCCGTGGAGATGAAAATGAAGGATGCTGTTGCTGTTCCAGAGTACTTCTGTACAGATTGA